From Pan troglodytes isolate AG18354 chromosome 11, NHGRI_mPanTro3-v2.0_pri, whole genome shotgun sequence, the proteins below share one genomic window:
- the LOC112204384 gene encoding peptidyl-prolyl cis-trans isomerase A-like codes for MCQAGDFTNHNGTGSKSLYGEKFDHENFILKHTGPGILSMANVGLNTNSSQFFICTAKTEWLDGKHVVFGKVKEGMSIMEAMERFGSRNGKTSKKITIADCGQL; via the coding sequence ATGTGTCAGGCTGGTGACTTCACAAACCATAATGGCACTGGCAGCAAGTCACTCTATGGGGAGAAATTTGATCATGAGAACTTCATCCTGAAGCATACAGGTCCTGGCATCTTGTCCATGGCAAATGTTGGACTCAACACAAATAGCTCTCAGTTTTTCATCTGCACTGCCAAGACTGAGTGGTTGGATGGCAAGCATGTAGTCTTTGGCAAGGTGAAAGAAGGCATGAGTATCATGGAGGCCATGGAGCGCTTTGGGTCCAGGAATGGCAAGACCAGCAAGAAGATCACCATTGCTGACTGTGGACAACTCTAA